Proteins encoded together in one Pelagicoccus albus window:
- the pelA gene encoding pectate lyase, whose amino-acid sequence MLATLALLFSFNPLDAKSWKEAIDSDPDWYRSEEAHSYCEAVLAYQYPSGGWPKNHDMSHAPSATQKEKLAVYSRKGTIDNGATYSQIEFLAKYHSANQDPASREAAVRGFRFLLEAQYDNGGWPMFYPLLGSYHDNITFNDNAIAGVLNLLMDVRKGKKSYEFINDELRSELRLSLERGIQNVLDCQVRQNGKPTVWAAQHDPVTLRPAAARAFEPASLSGAESVELAKFLMRVSPPNQEIKDAIEGAMTWLDEHAIYGLELRYNEDKSDRFLVTAPDAPRMWARFYELETNRPIFTGRDSAIHYEFMEIERERRAGYAYYGTWAEKVLAKNYPEWRAKWINENGQLTTRN is encoded by the coding sequence GTGTTAGCTACCCTAGCCCTACTCTTTTCATTTAACCCCTTGGATGCAAAAAGCTGGAAGGAAGCGATCGACTCGGACCCAGACTGGTATCGAAGCGAGGAGGCCCACAGCTATTGCGAAGCAGTGCTAGCCTACCAATACCCTTCTGGCGGATGGCCAAAAAACCACGATATGAGCCACGCACCTTCCGCGACGCAAAAAGAGAAACTCGCAGTGTACAGCCGCAAGGGGACGATCGACAACGGTGCGACCTACAGCCAGATCGAGTTCCTTGCCAAATACCATTCTGCAAACCAGGACCCCGCTTCACGCGAAGCTGCAGTGCGAGGCTTCCGCTTTCTCCTGGAGGCTCAGTATGATAACGGCGGATGGCCCATGTTCTATCCGCTTCTGGGAAGCTACCACGACAACATAACTTTCAACGACAATGCGATCGCGGGAGTGCTCAACCTCCTGATGGACGTCCGAAAAGGGAAAAAGAGTTACGAATTTATCAACGACGAACTTCGCTCAGAGCTACGCCTTTCTCTGGAAAGGGGCATCCAAAACGTACTCGATTGCCAAGTGCGACAAAACGGGAAGCCGACTGTTTGGGCGGCCCAACACGACCCTGTGACTCTGCGACCCGCAGCAGCGAGAGCATTCGAGCCAGCTTCCTTAAGCGGAGCGGAATCCGTGGAGCTGGCGAAATTCTTGATGCGAGTATCTCCTCCCAATCAAGAAATCAAAGATGCCATAGAAGGAGCAATGACTTGGCTCGACGAGCATGCAATCTATGGACTGGAACTCCGCTACAACGAGGACAAATCCGATCGATTCCTCGTAACAGCCCCAGATGCGCCACGAATGTGGGCCCGCTTCTACGAGCTAGAAACCAACCGGCCAATTTTTACAGGGCGCGATAGCGCAATCCATTACGAGTTCATGGAGATCGAAAGGGAGCGGCGAGCCGGCTACGCCTACTACGGAACTTGGGCAGA
- a CDS encoding DoxX family protein, with the protein MNTSKDIALLVLRITFGGLMLVNHGWGKLMSLISGGPIEFLDPIGLGPAVSLSLAVLAEVVCSALVVLGFYTRVAMIPLIATMAVAVFSVHWSDPFKDKESALIYLGAFVAIALLGAGRFAIDGLRASKKIVINAGDK; encoded by the coding sequence ATGAATACAAGTAAGGATATCGCTCTTCTCGTGCTACGGATCACCTTCGGAGGTCTGATGCTCGTAAATCATGGTTGGGGAAAGCTCATGAGCTTGATCAGTGGAGGTCCCATCGAGTTCCTCGATCCCATTGGTCTCGGTCCGGCAGTTTCGCTCTCTTTGGCGGTTTTGGCGGAAGTTGTATGCTCGGCGCTCGTGGTACTCGGATTTTATACCCGAGTTGCAATGATACCGCTCATAGCAACAATGGCTGTTGCCGTGTTTTCCGTACATTGGTCGGACCCTTTCAAAGACAAAGAAAGCGCTTTGATCTATCTCGGAGCTTTCGTGGCTATTGCGCTTCTGGGTGCGGGCCGCTTCGCAATTGATGGTCTGAGAGCTAGCAAAAAAATCGTGATCAATGCCGGCGATAAATAA
- a CDS encoding ADP-ribosylglycohydrolase family protein: MPAINKQDRKAGALMGAFIGDALGLGPHWYYDLDEQRNDYGEWIDGYTNPKAGRYHEACSAGDSSQAGYILEMVMKSCVRKGSYDHTDFCESLENGLFAQIDGSPYSGPGGYTSQSIREAWKRRIGLGLGWDNTAGNADTTEAIERVLAISVLYSDDPKQLAESVLRNAAVTHSDDTILSLTLAYSALLAFLVEGEKMDEEISSKLMAQVKDGRLPFHAVTSGNLEPPKSGQKEKERIGNFASPDALLSPSYMAQAANDPSLKIEPAWKVSIVYGMPCAAYHILPAAYYLAARFSDDFESAVLHAINGGGQNQSRAILAGALVGAQVGLSGIPERFVDGLNRSSELLDLVATFAEL, from the coding sequence ATGCCGGCGATAAATAAGCAAGATCGAAAAGCGGGGGCTCTTATGGGAGCCTTCATCGGTGATGCTCTGGGGCTAGGACCGCACTGGTACTACGACCTAGACGAACAGCGCAATGACTATGGAGAGTGGATCGATGGATACACAAATCCGAAGGCCGGTCGCTATCATGAGGCCTGCTCCGCGGGTGATAGCTCTCAAGCCGGCTACATTTTGGAGATGGTTATGAAGTCGTGTGTTCGTAAGGGATCGTATGACCATACCGACTTTTGTGAATCCTTGGAGAATGGCTTGTTTGCCCAGATAGATGGATCCCCGTATAGTGGCCCCGGCGGCTACACCAGCCAATCCATTCGAGAGGCTTGGAAGAGAAGGATCGGGCTGGGTTTAGGCTGGGACAATACTGCCGGCAACGCTGACACAACCGAGGCGATCGAACGTGTATTGGCCATTTCAGTACTTTACTCTGATGATCCGAAACAACTCGCGGAGTCAGTATTGCGAAATGCGGCTGTGACTCATTCCGATGACACGATTCTCTCGCTGACTTTAGCATATTCCGCTTTGCTAGCCTTTTTGGTGGAAGGAGAGAAAATGGATGAAGAAATTTCCTCCAAACTCATGGCTCAAGTCAAAGACGGCCGCTTGCCTTTTCATGCGGTAACCTCTGGAAACCTTGAACCGCCAAAGTCTGGTCAAAAAGAAAAGGAGCGAATCGGAAACTTCGCCTCCCCCGATGCTCTGCTTTCTCCGTCTTACATGGCGCAAGCGGCAAACGATCCGTCGTTGAAGATAGAGCCTGCATGGAAAGTCTCGATCGTTTACGGAATGCCGTGTGCAGCGTATCATATACTCCCTGCCGCTTATTATTTGGCTGCCCGTTTTTCGGACGATTTCGAGTCCGCAGTTTTGCACGCCATCAATGGAGGTGGACAAAATCAATCTCGAGCCATTTTAGCCGGAGCGTTGGTCGGAGCACAGGTCGGCTTGTCGGGCATACCTGAGCGCTTTGTCGATGGCCTGAATCGAAGTAGCGAGCTGTTAGATTTAGTTGCGACTTTTGCTGAGTTGTAG
- a CDS encoding DUF2383 domain-containing protein: MANELNERLKCIGEDEETGGSIKGAAHRGIISVKDTFTSGNNATEIIEEALRGESQLLEEIDSTFQDLEAIDGETRNAIVNLKENVVRTMSELRNQK; encoded by the coding sequence TTGGCAAACGAACTCAACGAGCGACTGAAGTGCATCGGCGAAGATGAGGAAACAGGAGGATCTATAAAGGGAGCCGCCCACAGAGGCATCATCTCCGTGAAGGATACATTCACGTCCGGCAACAACGCTACCGAAATTATCGAAGAAGCTTTGCGAGGCGAATCTCAACTTCTAGAAGAAATCGATTCAACATTTCAAGATCTGGAAGCAATCGACGGAGAAACTCGTAATGCCATCGTGAACCTAAAGGAGAATGTGGTACGCACCATGTCCGAACTTCGCAATCAGAAGTAG
- a CDS encoding cryptochrome/photolyase family protein: MPNASRTRNLVLVLGDQLSDRLQTFAEFDRKQDKVFMAEVTGESRYVWSSKMRTTLFLVAMRRFAENLRGKGIDVLYRKLDDSKRFDSIGSALVTELEEGNWQKVLVTQPGEYRLIAEIESACEEAGVELVILEDDSFYCNASRFDEYAKGKKQLRMEYFYREMRREHSILMEDGEPAGGKWNFDSSNRKSFGKGGPEALFPRKRFKPGKVLEDVTRSMDTVFADHPGFSEDFDWPTTREEALEALSDFIDNNLAQFGAHQDAMWNGEPFLNHSLISSSLNLKLIDAREAVDAALEAYEKGRAPIESVEGFVRQILGWREYVRGIYWRYMPDYLDRNELGATNTLPKFYWDGSTDMSCMRDVITQTIKHGYAHHIQRLMVTGLYALLRGVDPKEVHGWYLAVYIDAVEWVELPNTLGMSQYADGGVMASKPYVASGKYIDKMSNYCSSCRYDPSLRSGKDACPFTVLYWDFLDRHKKILQSNSRMTMQLRNLDRLDAKELEKVRSQARELKSTK, encoded by the coding sequence ATGCCGAATGCCTCTCGAACCCGGAACCTGGTTTTAGTCCTCGGCGATCAACTGTCTGATCGTTTGCAGACGTTTGCCGAATTTGATCGTAAGCAGGATAAAGTCTTCATGGCGGAAGTTACTGGGGAATCTCGCTATGTTTGGTCCTCCAAAATGCGAACCACTTTGTTCTTGGTCGCTATGCGTCGTTTTGCGGAGAACTTGCGAGGGAAGGGAATCGATGTGCTCTATCGTAAGCTAGACGATTCCAAACGTTTCGATAGCATCGGGAGTGCTCTCGTTACTGAGCTCGAGGAGGGAAACTGGCAAAAGGTTCTTGTGACGCAGCCTGGCGAGTATCGTCTCATCGCTGAAATTGAGAGTGCCTGCGAAGAGGCTGGTGTAGAGCTGGTGATCCTTGAGGACGACTCTTTCTACTGCAATGCGTCTCGATTTGATGAATACGCGAAAGGTAAGAAGCAACTCCGTATGGAGTATTTCTATCGAGAGATGAGGAGAGAGCATTCCATTCTGATGGAGGATGGCGAACCGGCGGGTGGAAAATGGAACTTCGATTCTAGCAATCGAAAGTCCTTTGGGAAAGGTGGTCCTGAGGCGTTGTTCCCGAGAAAGCGATTTAAGCCTGGCAAGGTGCTTGAAGACGTAACCCGATCGATGGATACGGTTTTTGCCGATCATCCGGGTTTTTCTGAGGACTTCGACTGGCCGACGACTCGGGAGGAGGCTTTGGAGGCCTTATCCGATTTCATAGATAACAATCTAGCCCAGTTCGGAGCTCATCAGGACGCGATGTGGAATGGGGAGCCGTTCCTGAACCATTCGCTAATCTCGTCCTCTTTGAACTTGAAGCTAATCGATGCGAGGGAAGCAGTCGATGCTGCTTTGGAAGCCTATGAGAAGGGCAGGGCTCCTATTGAGTCGGTCGAGGGATTCGTTCGTCAAATTCTTGGTTGGAGGGAGTACGTTCGAGGAATCTACTGGCGATACATGCCGGATTATCTGGATCGAAACGAATTAGGGGCGACTAACACACTGCCGAAATTCTATTGGGACGGATCTACTGATATGTCTTGTATGAGAGATGTCATTACGCAGACGATCAAACACGGTTACGCCCATCATATCCAACGACTCATGGTTACCGGTTTGTATGCCCTCCTACGGGGAGTGGATCCGAAGGAAGTCCATGGTTGGTACCTTGCGGTCTACATCGATGCGGTTGAGTGGGTCGAACTCCCGAATACGCTCGGCATGTCGCAGTATGCGGACGGTGGAGTGATGGCTTCCAAGCCTTATGTGGCCTCTGGAAAATACATCGATAAGATGAGCAACTATTGTTCCAGCTGCCGATATGATCCGAGTCTGAGAAGCGGTAAGGATGCTTGTCCTTTTACTGTGCTGTATTGGGATTTTCTAGACAGACACAAAAAAATCCTGCAAAGCAACTCACGTATGACCATGCAGCTGCGCAACCTGGATCGGCTTGATGCTAAGGAACTTGAAAAGGTGAGGTCTCAGGCTCGAGAACTCAAATCTACCAAGTAG